In the genome of Doryrhamphus excisus isolate RoL2022-K1 chromosome 11, RoL_Dexc_1.0, whole genome shotgun sequence, one region contains:
- the arl2bp gene encoding ADP-ribosylation factor-like protein 2-binding protein isoform X2 — MDVQERNVASLLDPATGVQSCGENIVEMADMEDETFAISSSSAADSAFDSVIGCIEDIIMEEEFQQLQRSFMEKHYQEFDNTEENKLSYTPIFNNYVEVLEKYVEQQLIMRIPGFNMSTFIELLMQHKDEVAGDIVDILLSFIDFMAFKEMVLQYKVEKEGRSLDLSPGLVVTPLTPATSSYSGCNQSQ, encoded by the exons ATGGACGTTCAAGAACGAA ACGTTGCCTCCCTCCTGGACCCCGCCACAGGTGTGCAGAGCTGCGGCGAGAACATTGTAGAAATGGCTGACATGGAAGACGAAACCTTTGCCATTTCCAG TTCCTCTGCTGCAGACTCTGCTTTTGACTCTGTTATCGGATGCATAGAGGACATCATCATGG AGGAGGAGTTCCAACAGCTGCAGAGGAGCTTCATGGAGAAACACTACCAGGAGTTTGATAACACGGAAGAGAACAAGCTCAGCTACACGCCCATCTTCAATAACTAT GTGGAAGTGTTGGAGAAATACGTGGAGCAGCAGCTGATCATGCGGATCCCTGGCTTCAACATGAGCACCTTCATCGAGCTTCTCAT GCAGCACAAAGACGAGGTGGCGGGTGACATAGTGGACATCCTGCTGTCTTTTATCGACTTCATGGCCTTCAAGGAGATGGTTCTGCAGTACAAAGTG GAGAAGGAGGGACGAAGTCTGGACCTGAGCCCCGGCCTGGTGGTCACACCTCTGACCCCTGCAACTTCCAGCTACTCCGGATGCAATCAATCACAGTGA
- the arl2bp gene encoding ADP-ribosylation factor-like protein 2-binding protein isoform X4, with the protein MADMEDETFAISSSSAADSAFDSVIGCIEDIIMEEEFQQLQRSFMEKHYQEFDNTEENKLSYTPIFNNYVEVLEKYVEQQLIMRIPGFNMSTFIELLMQHKDEVAGDIVDILLSFIDFMAFKEMVLQYKVEKEGRSLDLSPGLVVTPLTPATSSYSGCNQSQ; encoded by the exons ATGGCTGACATGGAAGACGAAACCTTTGCCATTTCCAG TTCCTCTGCTGCAGACTCTGCTTTTGACTCTGTTATCGGATGCATAGAGGACATCATCATGG AGGAGGAGTTCCAACAGCTGCAGAGGAGCTTCATGGAGAAACACTACCAGGAGTTTGATAACACGGAAGAGAACAAGCTCAGCTACACGCCCATCTTCAATAACTAT GTGGAAGTGTTGGAGAAATACGTGGAGCAGCAGCTGATCATGCGGATCCCTGGCTTCAACATGAGCACCTTCATCGAGCTTCTCAT GCAGCACAAAGACGAGGTGGCGGGTGACATAGTGGACATCCTGCTGTCTTTTATCGACTTCATGGCCTTCAAGGAGATGGTTCTGCAGTACAAAGTG GAGAAGGAGGGACGAAGTCTGGACCTGAGCCCCGGCCTGGTGGTCACACCTCTGACCCCTGCAACTTCCAGCTACTCCGGATGCAATCAATCACAGTGA
- the arl2bp gene encoding ADP-ribosylation factor-like protein 2-binding protein isoform X1 → MDVQERTDVASLLDPATGVQSCGENIVEMADMEDETFAISSSSAADSAFDSVIGCIEDIIMEEEFQQLQRSFMEKHYQEFDNTEENKLSYTPIFNNYVEVLEKYVEQQLIMRIPGFNMSTFIELLMQHKDEVAGDIVDILLSFIDFMAFKEMVLQYKVEKEGRSLDLSPGLVVTPLTPATSSYSGCNQSQ, encoded by the exons ATGGACGTTCAAGAACGAA CAGACGTTGCCTCCCTCCTGGACCCCGCCACAGGTGTGCAGAGCTGCGGCGAGAACATTGTAGAAATGGCTGACATGGAAGACGAAACCTTTGCCATTTCCAG TTCCTCTGCTGCAGACTCTGCTTTTGACTCTGTTATCGGATGCATAGAGGACATCATCATGG AGGAGGAGTTCCAACAGCTGCAGAGGAGCTTCATGGAGAAACACTACCAGGAGTTTGATAACACGGAAGAGAACAAGCTCAGCTACACGCCCATCTTCAATAACTAT GTGGAAGTGTTGGAGAAATACGTGGAGCAGCAGCTGATCATGCGGATCCCTGGCTTCAACATGAGCACCTTCATCGAGCTTCTCAT GCAGCACAAAGACGAGGTGGCGGGTGACATAGTGGACATCCTGCTGTCTTTTATCGACTTCATGGCCTTCAAGGAGATGGTTCTGCAGTACAAAGTG GAGAAGGAGGGACGAAGTCTGGACCTGAGCCCCGGCCTGGTGGTCACACCTCTGACCCCTGCAACTTCCAGCTACTCCGGATGCAATCAATCACAGTGA
- the arl2bp gene encoding ADP-ribosylation factor-like protein 2-binding protein isoform X3, whose translation MDVQERSVQSCGENIVEMADMEDETFAISSSSAADSAFDSVIGCIEDIIMEEEFQQLQRSFMEKHYQEFDNTEENKLSYTPIFNNYVEVLEKYVEQQLIMRIPGFNMSTFIELLMQHKDEVAGDIVDILLSFIDFMAFKEMVLQYKVEKEGRSLDLSPGLVVTPLTPATSSYSGCNQSQ comes from the exons ATGGACGTTCAAGAACGAA GTGTGCAGAGCTGCGGCGAGAACATTGTAGAAATGGCTGACATGGAAGACGAAACCTTTGCCATTTCCAG TTCCTCTGCTGCAGACTCTGCTTTTGACTCTGTTATCGGATGCATAGAGGACATCATCATGG AGGAGGAGTTCCAACAGCTGCAGAGGAGCTTCATGGAGAAACACTACCAGGAGTTTGATAACACGGAAGAGAACAAGCTCAGCTACACGCCCATCTTCAATAACTAT GTGGAAGTGTTGGAGAAATACGTGGAGCAGCAGCTGATCATGCGGATCCCTGGCTTCAACATGAGCACCTTCATCGAGCTTCTCAT GCAGCACAAAGACGAGGTGGCGGGTGACATAGTGGACATCCTGCTGTCTTTTATCGACTTCATGGCCTTCAAGGAGATGGTTCTGCAGTACAAAGTG GAGAAGGAGGGACGAAGTCTGGACCTGAGCCCCGGCCTGGTGGTCACACCTCTGACCCCTGCAACTTCCAGCTACTCCGGATGCAATCAATCACAGTGA